A portion of the Citrobacter rodentium NBRC 105723 = DSM 16636 genome contains these proteins:
- the ribA gene encoding GTP cyclohydrolase II produces the protein MQLKRVAEAKLPTPWGDFLMVGFEELATGHDHVALVYGDISGQTPVLARVHSECLTGDALFSLRCDCGFQLEAALAHIAEEGRGILLYHRQEGRNIGLLNKIRAYALQDQGYDTVEANHQLGFAADERDFTLCADMFKLLGVDEVRLLTNNPKKVEILTEAGINIVERVPLIVGRNPNNEHYLDTKAAKMGHLLGKEN, from the coding sequence ATGCAGCTTAAACGAGTGGCAGAAGCCAAACTGCCAACCCCATGGGGCGATTTCCTGATGGTGGGTTTTGAAGAACTGGCAACCGGACACGATCACGTCGCGTTAGTGTATGGTGATATTTCAGGCCAGACGCCGGTTCTGGCGCGTGTCCATTCAGAATGTCTGACGGGCGACGCTCTGTTCAGTCTGCGCTGCGACTGTGGTTTTCAGCTGGAAGCCGCGCTGGCGCACATTGCGGAAGAAGGACGCGGGATCCTGCTATATCACCGTCAGGAGGGGCGAAACATTGGCCTGCTGAATAAAATTCGCGCCTATGCGTTGCAGGATCAGGGCTATGACACGGTGGAAGCCAACCATCAGTTAGGCTTTGCCGCCGATGAGCGCGATTTCACCCTTTGCGCGGATATGTTCAAACTGCTGGGCGTTGATGAGGTCCGCCTGCTGACCAATAACCCCAAAAAAGTGGAAATTCTCACCGAAGCGGGAATTAATATCGTTGAGCGCGTGCCGCTGATCGTCGGGCGCAATCCCAACAATGAGCACTATCTGGACACCAAAGCCGCTAAAATGGGCCATCTGCTGGGTAAAGAGAACTGA
- the pgpB gene encoding phosphatidylglycerophosphatase B, translating into MLSIAKRTATGAGLLLIMPVAVWVSGWRWQPGQDNWWLKTMYWITETVTQPWGIITHVLLCAWFFWCLRFRLKAALMLFTILAAAILVGQGVKSWVKAHAQEPRPFVIWLEKTHHIPVDEFYTLKRKARGDLVREQLSTEQDIPEFLRQHWQKETGFAFPSGHTMFAASWALLAVGLLWPRRRTLTIAILLVWATGVMGSRLLLGMHWPRDLLVATLISWALVTLATWLAQRICGPLTPPPEEQQEIAQRESES; encoded by the coding sequence ATGCTGTCGATTGCAAAACGTACCGCAACGGGTGCGGGATTACTGCTGATTATGCCTGTTGCCGTGTGGGTCTCCGGGTGGCGCTGGCAGCCAGGTCAAGACAACTGGTGGCTGAAAACAATGTACTGGATAACCGAAACGGTGACGCAACCCTGGGGAATCATCACCCATGTGCTCCTCTGCGCATGGTTTTTCTGGTGTTTACGTTTTCGTCTTAAAGCGGCGCTGATGCTCTTTACTATCCTGGCCGCCGCGATCCTGGTCGGGCAGGGGGTGAAGTCTTGGGTGAAAGCGCATGCGCAGGAACCGCGTCCTTTTGTTATCTGGCTGGAAAAAACGCACCATATTCCGGTGGATGAGTTCTACACTTTAAAACGTAAGGCGCGTGGCGACCTGGTCAGAGAGCAACTTTCTACCGAGCAGGATATTCCGGAGTTTCTGCGCCAGCACTGGCAAAAAGAGACCGGCTTCGCATTTCCTTCCGGCCATACCATGTTTGCCGCCAGCTGGGCGCTGTTAGCCGTGGGGCTGTTATGGCCGCGCAGGCGAACTCTGACCATCGCGATCTTACTGGTCTGGGCGACGGGCGTGATGGGCAGCCGTCTGCTGCTGGGTATGCACTGGCCGCGCGATCTGCTGGTCGCAACGCTGATTTCATGGGCGCTGGTGACCCTGGCAACATGGCTTGCCCAGCGGATCTGCGGCCCGCTTACGCCGCCGCCGGAAGAGCAACAGGAGATCGCGCAGCGCGAATCAGAAAGCTGA
- the lapA gene encoding lipopolysaccharide assembly protein LapA — translation MKYLLIFLLVLAIFVISVTLGAQNDQQVTFNYLLAQGEYRISTLLAVLFAAGFAIGWLVCGLFWLRVRVSLARAERKIKRLENQLTPAADVVVTPGTTPVVRE, via the coding sequence GTGAAATATTTACTCATTTTCTTACTGGTGTTGGCGATTTTTGTTATCTCGGTAACGTTGGGAGCGCAAAACGATCAGCAGGTTACATTTAATTATCTGCTGGCGCAGGGGGAGTATCGCATCTCTACCTTGCTGGCCGTTTTGTTTGCCGCGGGTTTCGCCATTGGCTGGTTGGTCTGCGGCCTGTTCTGGCTGCGGGTTCGTGTTTCTCTGGCGCGCGCTGAACGTAAAATCAAACGACTGGAAAACCAGCTAACGCCTGCCGCTGACGTTGTGGTAACGCCGGGTACTACGCCGGTCGTCAGGGAATAA
- the lapB gene encoding lipopolysaccharide assembly protein LapB has product MLELLFLLLPVAAAYGWYMGRRSAQQTKQDEANRLSRDYVAGVNFLLSNQQDKAVDLFLDMLKEDTGTVEAHLTLGNLFRSRGEVDRAIRIHQTLMESASLTYEQRLLAVQQLGRDYMAAGLYDRAEDMFNQLTDETDFRVGALQQLLQIYQATSDWQKAIEVAERLVKLGKEKQRVEIAHFYCELALQQMAGDDLDRAMTLLKKGAAADKNSARVSIMMGRVWMAKGDYAKAVESLQRVISQDKELVSETLEMLQTCYQQLGKNEEWVEFLRRAVEENTGAAAELMLADILEAREGHDTAQVYITRQLQRHPTMRVFHKLMDYHLNEAEEGRAKESLMVLRDMVGEQVRSKPRYRCSKCGFTAYTLYWHCPSCRAWSTIKPIRGLDGL; this is encoded by the coding sequence ATGCTGGAGCTGTTGTTTCTGCTGTTGCCTGTGGCGGCCGCTTACGGCTGGTATATGGGCCGCAGAAGTGCGCAACAAACAAAACAGGATGAGGCTAACCGCCTGTCGCGCGATTACGTCGCCGGGGTTAACTTCCTCCTGAGCAACCAACAGGATAAGGCGGTGGATCTGTTCCTCGACATGTTAAAAGAGGATACCGGCACCGTTGAGGCCCATCTTACGCTCGGAAATTTGTTCCGCTCGCGTGGTGAAGTCGATCGCGCAATTCGCATCCACCAGACCCTGATGGAAAGCGCGTCTCTCACCTATGAGCAGCGTCTGCTTGCCGTGCAACAGCTTGGTCGCGACTATATGGCCGCCGGACTGTATGACCGGGCGGAAGATATGTTCAACCAGCTTACCGACGAAACGGATTTTCGCGTCGGCGCGCTGCAGCAGCTGCTGCAAATTTATCAGGCCACCAGCGACTGGCAGAAGGCGATAGAGGTCGCAGAGCGGCTGGTCAAGCTAGGCAAAGAGAAGCAGCGCGTCGAGATTGCGCACTTCTACTGCGAACTGGCATTGCAGCAAATGGCCGGCGACGATCTCGATCGCGCGATGACGCTGCTGAAAAAAGGCGCCGCGGCGGACAAGAACAGCGCCAGGGTATCGATTATGATGGGGCGCGTCTGGATGGCGAAGGGCGACTATGCGAAAGCGGTCGAGTCGCTTCAGCGGGTGATTTCCCAGGATAAAGAGCTGGTCAGCGAAACGCTGGAGATGTTGCAAACCTGCTATCAGCAGTTGGGTAAAAACGAAGAGTGGGTGGAGTTTCTGCGCCGCGCGGTAGAAGAGAATACCGGCGCCGCCGCCGAACTCATGCTCGCCGATATTCTGGAAGCCCGCGAGGGACACGATACCGCGCAGGTCTATATTACGCGCCAGCTTCAGCGCCATCCAACGATGCGCGTGTTCCATAAGCTGATGGACTACCATCTCAACGAGGCGGAAGAGGGGCGGGCGAAAGAGAGTCTGATGGTGCTGCGCGACATGGTGGGCGAGCAGGTACGCAGCAAACCGCGCTACCGTTGCTCAAAGTGCGGATTTACCGCCTATACCCTGTACTGGCATTGCCCGTCTTGCCGCGCATGGTCGACAATCAAGCCTATTCGCGGGCTTGACGGCCTGTAA
- the pyrF gene encoding orotidine-5'-phosphate decarboxylase, with amino-acid sequence MTVTAPSSPRAVTSSPVVVALDYNDRDKALAFVDRIDPRDCRLKVGKEMFTLFGPQLVRELQQRGFEIFLDLKFHDIPNTTAHAVAAAADLGVWMVNVHASGGARMMTAAREALLPFGKDAPLLIAVTVLTSMEASDLADLGVTSSPAQHAERLAALTQKCGLDGVVCSAQEAVRFKQAFGRDFKLVTPGIRPQGSDAGDQRRIMTPEQALAAGVDYMVIGRPVTRADNPSQALQAINASLKAGE; translated from the coding sequence ATGACGGTTACTGCTCCATCTTCTCCCCGCGCTGTTACTTCTTCTCCCGTGGTTGTTGCCCTTGATTATAATGACCGTGATAAAGCGCTGGCGTTTGTTGACCGCATCGACCCGCGCGATTGTCGGCTGAAAGTGGGCAAAGAGATGTTTACGCTGTTTGGACCGCAGCTGGTACGCGAGCTTCAGCAGCGTGGCTTTGAGATCTTTCTGGACCTGAAATTTCATGATATCCCGAACACAACCGCCCATGCGGTTGCCGCGGCGGCGGATCTTGGCGTCTGGATGGTAAACGTCCATGCGTCGGGCGGGGCGAGAATGATGACTGCCGCCCGTGAAGCGCTGTTGCCGTTTGGTAAAGATGCGCCGTTACTGATTGCGGTGACGGTCTTAACCAGTATGGAAGCGAGCGACCTTGCCGATCTGGGCGTGACGTCGTCACCCGCGCAACATGCCGAACGCCTGGCGGCGCTGACGCAAAAATGTGGTCTGGATGGGGTGGTCTGTTCGGCGCAGGAAGCGGTGCGTTTTAAGCAGGCGTTTGGTCGTGATTTCAAACTTGTCACGCCGGGAATTCGTCCGCAGGGCAGCGATGCTGGTGATCAGCGTCGCATCATGACCCCGGAGCAGGCGCTGGCGGCTGGCGTGGATTATATGGTCATTGGCCGTCCCGTTACCCGGGCGGACAACCCGTCGCAGGCATTACAGGCGATAAACGCCTCACTTAAGGCGGGGGAGTAA
- the yciH gene encoding stress response translation initiation inhibitor YciH produces the protein MNDSNSRLVYSTDSGRIEEPKATPVRAKGDGIVRIQRQTSGRKGKGVCLITGVELDDSELGKLAAELKKKCGCGGAVKDGVIEIQGDKRDLIKTLLEAKGMKVKLAGG, from the coding sequence ATGAACGATTCAAACAGCCGTCTGGTTTACTCGACCGATAGCGGACGTATCGAGGAACCTAAAGCGACGCCGGTTCGTGCCAAAGGGGACGGGATTGTCCGCATTCAGCGTCAGACCAGCGGACGAAAAGGAAAAGGCGTCTGCCTTATCACTGGCGTCGAGCTCGACGATAGCGAACTGGGCAAACTGGCGGCAGAACTCAAAAAGAAATGTGGCTGCGGCGGCGCCGTTAAAGATGGCGTGATTGAAATCCAGGGCGATAAACGAGACTTAATTAAAACGCTGCTGGAAGCAAAAGGGATGAAAGTGAAACTGGCCGGCGGGTAA
- the osmB gene encoding osmotically-inducible lipoprotein OsmB, with the protein MFVTSKKMTAAVLAITLAMSLSACSNWSKRDRNTAIGAGAGALGGAVLTDGSTLGTLGGAAVGGVIGHQVGK; encoded by the coding sequence ATGTTTGTAACGAGCAAAAAAATGACCGCTGCCGTACTGGCAATTACTCTGGCAATGTCTCTGAGCGCATGCTCTAACTGGTCCAAACGTGACCGCAACACCGCCATTGGCGCGGGCGCAGGCGCTCTGGGCGGCGCAGTCCTGACGGACGGCAGCACCCTGGGTACCCTGGGCGGCGCCGCAGTCGGTGGCGTTATCGGCCATCAGGTAGGTAAATAA
- a CDS encoding DNA-binding transcriptional regulator YciT, protein MNSRQQSILQMVIDKGQMSVSELAKITGVSEVTIRQDLNTLEKQSFLRRAHGFAVSLDSEDVETRMMTNYTLKRQLAEYAASLVSPGETVFIENGSSNALLARTLAGLKDVTIITVSCYIAHLLKETPCEVILPGGIYQKKSESMVGPLTRQFIQQVHFSKAFIGIDGWQSGTGFTGRDMMRADVVNAVLEKGTEAIVLTDSSKFGVVHPYTLGPMERFSRVITDAKINGSDRLQMERNGLTVDIVDAA, encoded by the coding sequence ATGAATTCCCGACAACAATCCATTTTGCAGATGGTGATTGATAAAGGCCAGATGAGCGTCTCAGAGCTGGCAAAAATCACCGGCGTTTCTGAAGTAACCATTCGCCAGGATTTGAACACCCTGGAAAAGCAAAGCTTTCTGCGTCGCGCTCACGGTTTTGCCGTTTCGCTGGACAGCGAAGATGTCGAAACCCGTATGATGACCAACTATACCCTCAAGCGCCAGCTGGCGGAGTATGCGGCGTCGCTGGTAAGCCCCGGCGAGACCGTCTTTATCGAAAACGGTAGCAGCAATGCCCTGCTGGCGAGAACCCTGGCCGGGCTGAAGGATGTCACGATCATCACGGTAAGTTGCTATATCGCACATTTGCTGAAAGAAACGCCGTGCGAAGTCATTCTGCCTGGCGGCATCTACCAGAAGAAAAGCGAAAGTATGGTCGGGCCGCTTACCCGTCAGTTCATTCAGCAGGTGCACTTCAGTAAAGCCTTTATTGGCATCGACGGCTGGCAGAGCGGGACCGGTTTTACCGGGCGCGATATGATGCGCGCCGATGTGGTCAATGCGGTGCTGGAAAAAGGCACTGAAGCTATTGTGTTGACGGACAGCTCTAAGTTCGGCGTCGTTCATCCCTACACGTTGGGTCCGATGGAAAGATTCAGCCGCGTTATCACCGATGCGAAAATCAACGGCAGCGATCGGCTGCAAATGGAACGCAATGGCCTGACCGTCGATATTGTCGATGCCGCTTAA
- the pdeR gene encoding cyclic di-GMP phosphodiesterase, which yields MNDIRRNATLYSEMGTQSLFWRLSDETDDLWLSVSETAERVETITLSPEQAERIREMTVITSSLMLILPVDGSELPVHLVGRKTGHHAWAGSASAWHDTPSVARDLMKGLAFAEQVVSEANSAIVILDSHGNIQRFNRLCEEYTGLKEQEVIGQSVFRLFMSKREAAASRRNISGFFRNGSAYEIERWVKTRKGQRLFLFRNKFVHSGSGKNEIYLICSGIDITEERRAQERLRVLANTDTITGLPNRNAIHELINEAIANASGGQVGIVYLDLDNFKKVNDAYGHMFGDQLLQAVSLALLSCLEENQILARLGGDEFIVLASHTSQSSLEAVASRILTRLRQPFRIGLPEVYTGCSVGIAMAPQHGEDSHSLIRNADTAMYTAKEGGRGQFCVFSPEMNERVFEYLWLDTHLRKALENDQLLIHYQPKVTWRGEVRSLEALVRWQSPERGLIAPGEFISYAEESGLIVPLGRWVLLDVVRQVAKWRDKGINLRVAVNISARQLADQTIFTDLKQVLHELNFEYCPIDVELTESCLIENESLALSVIQQFSQLGAQVHLDDFGTGYSSLSQLTRFPIDAIKLDQIFVRDIHKKSVSQSMVRAIVAVAQALNLQVIAEGVESVKEDAFLTKNGVNERQGFLFAKPMPAAVFERWYKRHLNKKMRQAGA from the coding sequence ATGAATGATATTCGGCGAAACGCGACGTTATATAGTGAGATGGGTACGCAAAGCCTTTTCTGGCGATTGTCAGATGAGACTGACGACCTGTGGCTCTCCGTGAGCGAAACCGCGGAACGCGTTGAAACAATTACCCTTTCGCCGGAGCAAGCTGAACGCATTCGTGAAATGACGGTCATTACCTCCAGCCTGATGTTGATCCTGCCGGTCGACGGCAGCGAACTGCCGGTACACCTGGTGGGACGTAAAACCGGCCATCACGCGTGGGCGGGCAGCGCCAGCGCCTGGCATGACACCCCTTCCGTCGCGCGCGATCTGATGAAAGGACTGGCGTTTGCCGAGCAGGTGGTTTCAGAAGCCAATTCGGCGATCGTGATCCTCGACAGCCACGGCAACATCCAGCGCTTTAACCGTCTGTGTGAAGAGTACACCGGACTTAAAGAGCAGGAGGTGATTGGCCAGAGCGTATTCAGGCTATTTATGAGCAAGCGGGAAGCCGCGGCTTCACGGCGCAATATCAGCGGCTTCTTTCGCAACGGCAGCGCTTATGAGATTGAACGCTGGGTAAAGACGCGTAAAGGGCAGCGCCTGTTTCTGTTTCGCAATAAATTCGTCCACAGCGGCAGCGGTAAGAATGAAATTTACCTTATCTGCTCCGGTATTGATATCACCGAGGAGCGGCGCGCCCAGGAGCGCCTGCGCGTGCTGGCGAATACGGACACCATCACCGGTTTGCCAAACCGCAACGCCATCCATGAGCTGATTAATGAGGCCATTGCCAATGCCAGTGGCGGTCAGGTGGGCATTGTTTATCTCGATCTCGACAACTTCAAAAAGGTCAACGACGCCTACGGACATATGTTTGGCGACCAGCTTTTACAGGCGGTGTCATTAGCGCTGCTGAGCTGTCTGGAAGAGAACCAGATCCTCGCGCGGCTGGGGGGCGACGAATTTATCGTGCTCGCCAGCCATACGTCGCAAAGTTCCCTTGAAGCCGTCGCCTCACGCATACTGACCCGTCTGCGTCAGCCTTTTCGCATTGGCCTGCCGGAAGTGTATACCGGCTGTTCGGTGGGCATCGCAATGGCCCCCCAGCACGGGGAGGATAGTCACAGCCTGATCCGCAATGCCGATACGGCAATGTACACGGCGAAAGAAGGCGGACGGGGGCAGTTTTGCGTCTTCTCGCCGGAAATGAATGAACGGGTATTCGAATACCTGTGGCTGGACACGCATCTGCGCAAAGCGCTGGAAAACGACCAGCTGCTGATTCACTATCAGCCCAAAGTCACCTGGCGGGGCGAAGTCCGTAGCCTCGAAGCGCTGGTGCGCTGGCAGTCGCCGGAACGGGGCCTTATCGCGCCCGGAGAGTTTATCTCCTACGCTGAGGAGTCAGGGCTCATCGTGCCGCTTGGGCGCTGGGTGCTCCTCGACGTGGTGCGCCAGGTGGCGAAGTGGCGCGATAAGGGGATCAATCTGCGGGTGGCGGTCAATATCTCTGCCCGCCAGCTTGCGGATCAGACGATCTTCACCGACCTGAAGCAGGTGCTGCATGAGCTGAATTTTGAATACTGCCCTATTGATGTGGAGCTGACCGAAAGCTGTCTGATTGAAAACGAATCTCTCGCCCTGTCCGTGATCCAGCAATTCAGTCAGCTTGGCGCGCAGGTGCATCTCGACGATTTCGGCACCGGTTATTCTTCTCTTTCGCAGCTGACGCGCTTTCCCATTGATGCCATCAAACTGGATCAGATCTTTGTCAGGGATATTCATAAAAAATCGGTCTCCCAATCGATGGTGCGCGCTATCGTCGCCGTGGCGCAGGCGCTGAATCTTCAGGTCATTGCCGAAGGAGTGGAAAGCGTCAAAGAGGATGCGTTCCTGACCAAAAACGGCGTTAACGAAAGGCAGGGCTTTCTATTTGCTAAGCCGATGCCTGCTGCCGTCTTTGAACGCTGGTATAAGCGTCATCTCAATAAAAAAATGCGTCAGGCCGGCGCGTAA
- a CDS encoding exoribonuclease II, with the protein MFQDNPLLAQLKQQLHSQTPRAEGVVKATEKGFGFLEVDAQKSYFIPPPQMKKVMHGDRVIAVIHTDKDRESAEPEELVEPFLTRFVGRVQGKNDRLSVVPDHPLLKDAILCRAARGVTHEFKEGDWAVAEMRRHPLKGDRSFYAELTQFITFGDDHFVPWWVTLARHNLEKEAPDGVASEMLDEGLARQDLTALNFVTIDSASTEDMDDALYAEELADGRLQLTVAIADPTAWIAEGSKLDKTAKLRAFTNYLPGFNIPMLPRELSDDLCSLRPHEVRPVLACRMTLAEDGAIEDDIVFFAATIESKAKLAYDNVSDWLENSGDWQPASEDIARQIRLLQRICLSRGEWRHAHALVFKDRPDYRFILGEKGEVLDIVAEPRRIANRIVEEAMIAANICAARVLRDKLGFGIYNVHTGFDPANTEALAALLKNHDVHVDPQEVLTLEGFCKLRRELDAQPSGFLDSRIRRFQSFAEISTEPGPHFGLGLEAYATWTSPIRKYGDMINHRLLKAVIKGENIARPQDDVTTQMAERRRLNRMAERDVGDWLYARFLKDKAGTDTRFAAEIIDISRGGMRVRLVDNGAVAFIPAPFLHAVRDELVCSQESGTVQIKGETVYKVTDVIDVTIAEVRMETRSVIARPVA; encoded by the coding sequence ATGTTTCAGGATAACCCGCTGCTAGCGCAGCTTAAACAGCAACTGCATTCCCAGACGCCGCGAGCTGAAGGGGTGGTAAAAGCCACGGAAAAAGGCTTTGGCTTCCTGGAAGTCGATGCGCAGAAAAGTTACTTCATCCCGCCGCCGCAAATGAAAAAAGTGATGCATGGCGACCGGGTTATCGCAGTGATCCATACCGACAAAGACCGCGAGTCAGCGGAGCCGGAAGAACTGGTAGAGCCGTTCCTGACCCGCTTCGTGGGGAGAGTTCAGGGCAAAAACGATCGCCTGTCTGTAGTGCCGGATCATCCGCTGCTTAAAGACGCCATTCTCTGCCGCGCCGCGCGCGGCGTCACGCATGAATTTAAAGAAGGCGACTGGGCCGTCGCGGAAATGCGCCGTCATCCGCTGAAAGGCGACCGCTCCTTCTACGCCGAATTAACGCAATTTATTACCTTCGGCGACGATCACTTTGTTCCGTGGTGGGTAACGCTGGCGCGGCACAATCTGGAAAAAGAGGCGCCGGACGGCGTGGCGAGCGAAATGCTGGACGAAGGTCTGGCGCGTCAGGATCTGACCGCGCTCAATTTTGTCACCATTGACAGCGCCAGCACCGAAGATATGGATGATGCGCTGTACGCCGAAGAGCTGGCCGACGGCAGACTGCAACTGACCGTCGCCATTGCCGACCCGACCGCGTGGATCGCGGAAGGCAGCAAACTGGATAAGACGGCGAAACTTCGCGCGTTCACCAACTACCTGCCGGGATTCAACATCCCGATGCTGCCACGCGAACTGTCGGACGACCTGTGCTCGCTGCGTCCGCATGAAGTGCGCCCGGTGCTCGCCTGCCGCATGACGCTTGCCGAAGATGGCGCCATTGAGGATGATATCGTTTTCTTTGCCGCCACGATTGAGTCAAAAGCTAAACTGGCTTACGACAATGTCTCTGACTGGCTGGAAAATAGCGGAGACTGGCAGCCGGCAAGCGAAGATATCGCCCGCCAGATCCGCCTGCTGCAACGCATTTGCCTGAGCCGCGGCGAGTGGCGTCATGCCCATGCGCTGGTCTTTAAAGATCGTCCGGACTACCGCTTCATTCTTGGTGAAAAAGGTGAAGTGCTGGATATCGTCGCTGAGCCGCGCCGCATTGCCAACCGTATCGTTGAAGAGGCGATGATCGCCGCCAATATCTGCGCCGCACGCGTCCTGCGCGATAAGCTGGGCTTTGGTATCTACAACGTCCATACCGGTTTTGATCCGGCGAACACGGAAGCGCTGGCGGCGCTGCTGAAAAACCATGACGTGCATGTCGACCCGCAGGAAGTACTGACGCTGGAAGGCTTCTGTAAACTGCGCCGCGAACTGGACGCACAGCCCTCCGGCTTCCTTGACAGTCGCATTCGCCGCTTCCAGTCCTTTGCTGAAATCAGCACTGAACCGGGCCCGCACTTTGGCCTCGGTCTGGAAGCTTACGCCACCTGGACTTCGCCGATTCGTAAGTACGGCGATATGATCAACCATCGCCTGCTGAAAGCGGTGATTAAAGGTGAAAATATCGCACGTCCGCAGGACGACGTGACCACTCAGATGGCAGAGCGTCGCCGCCTGAACCGCATGGCGGAACGCGACGTCGGTGACTGGCTGTATGCCCGCTTCCTGAAGGATAAAGCCGGTACCGATACCCGTTTCGCCGCTGAAATCATTGATATCAGCCGCGGCGGAATGCGCGTGCGCCTGGTGGATAACGGCGCGGTCGCCTTTATTCCGGCGCCGTTCCTGCACGCCGTTCGCGACGAACTGGTTTGCAGCCAGGAAAGCGGCACCGTGCAGATTAAAGGTGAAACGGTGTATAAAGTGACGGACGTCATTGATGTCACCATCGCCGAAGTGCGGATGGAAACCCGCAGCGTTATCGCCCGTCCGGTTGCCTGA
- a CDS encoding carboxymuconolactone decarboxylase family protein, which yields MEQRRFNGKGQWYHETQSSSWPQEVLPLVPEAAHVDDRFLLDLTLPDETLRPFQAWLQPARQLADELFPDHVPLSRLHTFSAYERMSTALTVAQVCGVQRLCNHYAARLTPLPGPDSSRESNHRLAQITQYARQLASSPSVIDARARQQLADVGLSSWDITLFNQIIGFVGFQARVVAIFQALTGQSVRWMPGLNAQTFADESLFQTAGVGWYPAHEPSEQRYASAEQRECLSRFQSFTELQSLAPNLIHQPTLLALLAALLKSTLRGHSDEHQFAALMTARINGSVSCFNEQATQRGLTPEIVDTLRQHEREIERWERHHPVERPLSQAIQLLTRAPDRFSAAQLAPLIERSASMIQAINLLGWCGLCGWLNRLKIALGETR from the coding sequence ATGGAACAACGCCGATTCAACGGCAAAGGCCAGTGGTATCATGAAACCCAGTCCAGCAGTTGGCCGCAGGAGGTTTTGCCGCTGGTGCCGGAAGCCGCTCACGTTGACGATCGATTCCTGCTTGATTTAACCCTCCCCGATGAGACGCTGCGGCCTTTTCAGGCGTGGCTACAGCCCGCCCGGCAGCTGGCGGATGAGCTGTTCCCTGACCACGTCCCGCTCAGCCGCCTGCACACCTTTAGCGCCTATGAGCGCATGAGCACCGCGCTGACCGTCGCGCAGGTCTGCGGCGTACAGCGTCTGTGCAACCATTATGCCGCCCGGCTGACGCCGCTTCCCGGTCCGGACTCATCGCGGGAAAGCAATCACCGGCTGGCGCAAATAACCCAGTATGCCCGTCAGCTTGCCAGCTCGCCGTCGGTGATTGACGCCCGCGCCCGTCAGCAGCTGGCTGACGTCGGGCTGTCCAGCTGGGATATCACCCTGTTTAACCAGATTATCGGCTTTGTCGGCTTTCAGGCGCGGGTGGTGGCGATTTTTCAGGCACTGACCGGCCAGTCCGTACGCTGGATGCCGGGCCTGAATGCCCAGACCTTCGCCGACGAATCGCTGTTTCAGACGGCTGGGGTCGGCTGGTATCCGGCGCATGAGCCGTCTGAACAACGCTATGCCAGCGCGGAACAGCGTGAATGCCTTTCCCGTTTTCAGTCGTTTACGGAGTTACAGTCGCTTGCGCCAAATCTGATTCATCAGCCAACGCTGCTTGCGCTACTGGCCGCGCTGCTGAAAAGCACGCTGCGCGGCCACTCCGATGAGCACCAGTTCGCCGCCCTGATGACCGCGCGGATAAACGGCAGCGTAAGCTGTTTTAATGAGCAGGCGACGCAGCGCGGCCTTACGCCGGAAATCGTTGATACGCTGCGACAACACGAACGTGAAATTGAACGCTGGGAGCGACATCATCCGGTTGAGCGTCCCTTGTCACAGGCGATACAATTGCTGACGCGCGCGCCGGACCGTTTTAGCGCCGCACAGCTCGCCCCGCTCATTGAGCGAAGCGCGTCCATGATTCAGGCGATCAATCTGCTGGGCTGGTGCGGCCTGTGCGGCTGGCTGAACCGTCTGAAAATCGCGCTGGGTGAGACACGTTAA